One genomic segment of Hordeum vulgare subsp. vulgare chromosome 2H, MorexV3_pseudomolecules_assembly, whole genome shotgun sequence includes these proteins:
- the LOC123430330 gene encoding 23.2 kDa heat shock protein-like, which yields MSTRCFLALGCIAVAVTSLAVAPADGAILPWFGSGGGARDEAVASPLQEVALLADPFRILEHVPFGFDRDDVAMVSMARVDWRETADSHEIVVDVPGMRKEDLKVEIEENRVLRISGERRREVEERKGDHWHREERSYGKFWRQMRLPDNADLDSIAASLDAGVLTVRFRKLAPEQIKGPRVVGIAGGDDGAAAKKTIGDAGAAGGGERQAKKVEL from the coding sequence ATGTCGACTCGATGCTTCTTGGCGCTTGGCTGCATTGCCGTGGCGGTGACGTCGCTCGCCGTGGCGCCGGCGGACGGCGCGATCCTCCCGTGGttcgggagcggcggcggcgctcgcgATGAGGCGGTGGCATCCCCGCTCCAGGAAGTGGCGCTGCTCGCCGACCCGTTCCGGATCCTGGAGCACGTGCCCTTCGGCTTCGACCGCGATGACGTGGCCATGGTGTCCATGGCCCGCGTGGACTGGCGCGAGACCGCCGACTCCCACGAGATCGTTGTCGACGTGCCTGGGATGAGGAAGGAGGACCTGAAGGTGGAGATCGAGGAGAACCGGGTGCTACGGATCAGCGGCGAGCGGCGGCGGGAGGTCGAAGAACGGAAGGGCGACCACTGGCACAGGGAGGAGCGCTCCTACGGCAAGTTCTGGCGCCAGATGCGCCTCCCCGACAACGCGGACCTCGACTCCATCGCGGCAAGCCTGGACGCCGGCGTTCTCACCGTGCGCTTCCGGAAGCTGGCGCCCGAACAGATCAAGGGCCCGCGCGTGGTCGGTATCGCCGGGGGCGACGACGGCGCCGCTGCCAAGAAGACCATCGGCGATGCCGGAGCCGCTGGTGGGGGAGAGCGCCAGGCCAAGAAAGTTGAACTCTGA